In the Kitasatospora terrestris genome, one interval contains:
- a CDS encoding hydrophobic protein gives MVALLLVLLLILILFGAGFAVHVLWWVALGLLVLWLVGFFFRGRSGSRG, from the coding sequence ATGGTCGCTCTGCTGCTTGTCCTGCTGTTGATTTTGATCCTGTTCGGCGCCGGCTTCGCGGTCCACGTGCTGTGGTGGGTCGCCCTGGGACTCCTGGTGCTGTGGCTGGTGGGCTTCTTCTTCAGGGGGAGGTCCGGCTCCCGCGGGTAG
- a CDS encoding PRC-barrel domain-containing protein, with product MIEIADIREWREHDVTDTDGKKIGTLESIYVDTATDQPSFATVTVGLPTRHRLVFVPLAGAQVGPGYLKVAFAKATVKDAPAIDTDGELLAGQEPEVFAYYRLEYLPGAGGERRLARR from the coding sequence ATGATCGAGATCGCCGACATCCGCGAATGGCGCGAGCACGACGTCACCGACACGGACGGAAAGAAGATCGGGACCCTGGAGTCGATCTACGTGGACACCGCGACCGACCAGCCGTCGTTCGCGACGGTGACCGTCGGCCTGCCCACCCGGCACCGCCTGGTCTTCGTCCCCCTCGCCGGGGCCCAGGTCGGCCCCGGATACCTGAAGGTCGCCTTCGCCAAGGCCACGGTGAAGGACGCCCCGGCCATCGACACCGACGGCGAGCTGCTCGCCGGCCAGGAACCCGAGGTCTTCGCGTACTACCGCCTCGAATACCTGCCCGGCGCAGGCGGGGAACGCCGCCTGGCCAGGCGCTGA
- a CDS encoding SRPBCC family protein, translating to MSKVQESIDVDVPISTAYNQWTQFEDFPLFMDGVEEITQIDDRHNHWKTKIAGVSREFDTEIVDQVPDDHVSWRTTSGDVKQTGMVSFQPLDARHTRIVMSMDYQPEGLAEKAADMMNMLDRQVKGDLKRFKHFIEERGTETGSYRERL from the coding sequence ATGAGCAAGGTGCAGGAATCGATCGACGTGGACGTGCCGATCAGCACCGCCTACAACCAGTGGACGCAGTTCGAGGACTTCCCGCTGTTCATGGACGGCGTCGAGGAGATCACGCAGATCGACGACCGGCACAACCACTGGAAGACGAAGATCGCCGGTGTCAGCCGGGAGTTCGACACCGAGATCGTCGACCAGGTCCCGGACGACCACGTCAGCTGGCGCACCACCAGCGGCGACGTGAAGCAGACCGGCATGGTCTCCTTCCAACCCCTGGACGCCCGCCACACCCGCATCGTCATGTCCATGGACTACCAGCCCGAAGGACTGGCCGAGAAGGCCGCCGACATGATGAACATGCTCGACCGACAGGTCAAGGGCGACCTCAAGCGCTTCAAGCACTTCATCGAGGAACGCGGCACCGAGACCGGCAGCTACCGCGAACGCCTCTGA
- a CDS encoding ATP-binding protein encodes MRRLLPAPAFYYRLGFPPGARRCVRRGVAFTRRALARRRPGADPAAVDDVLLVAAELLANAAGHAGGPLALDLRFDVDGDGLGIGVTDAAYTPPRLRHPEQGELQGYGLRIVDRLARAWGTTRAGAGKVVWVEMRLPAARGTHARR; translated from the coding sequence ATGCGCAGACTCCTCCCCGCCCCGGCCTTCTACTACCGGCTGGGCTTTCCGCCCGGTGCGCGGCGGTGTGTGCGCCGGGGGGTGGCCTTCACCCGCCGTGCTCTGGCGCGGCGGCGGCCCGGCGCGGATCCCGCAGCCGTGGACGACGTCCTCCTGGTGGCCGCCGAGCTGCTCGCCAACGCCGCCGGGCACGCCGGGGGCCCGCTGGCCCTGGACCTGCGCTTCGACGTGGACGGCGACGGTCTGGGGATCGGGGTGACGGACGCGGCGTACACCCCGCCGCGGCTGCGCCACCCCGAGCAGGGTGAGCTGCAGGGCTACGGCCTGCGGATCGTCGACCGGCTCGCACGGGCCTGGGGCACCACCCGGGCGGGGGCGGGCAAGGTGGTCTGGGTGGAGATGAGGCTGCCGGCCGCGCGCGGTACCCACGCCCGGCGCTGA
- a CDS encoding STAS domain-containing protein codes for MTVEDSPLPADRTVVGGMPDAAITVTNRDGSVVCALAGALHHDNVGQVRRALNRALRLQPGVLAVDLSAVDLLTSAGLNALLTVRREALERGVRLVVVAPSRPARHVLRITQVDTVLPMAPTLEHALRDGGEDPPAREG; via the coding sequence ATGACCGTCGAGGATTCGCCTCTGCCTGCCGACCGGACCGTGGTGGGCGGGATGCCCGACGCCGCGATCACCGTCACCAACCGCGACGGCTCGGTGGTGTGCGCGCTCGCCGGGGCCCTGCACCACGACAACGTCGGCCAGGTCCGCCGGGCGCTGAACCGGGCGCTCCGACTGCAGCCCGGAGTGCTGGCCGTCGACCTGTCCGCCGTCGACCTGCTCACCTCCGCCGGGCTCAACGCCTTGCTGACCGTCCGCCGCGAGGCGCTCGAACGCGGCGTCCGCCTGGTCGTGGTCGCGCCCTCCAGGCCCGCGCGTCACGTCCTGCGCATCACGCAGGTCGACACCGTCCTGCCGATGGCGCCCACCCTCGAGCACGCGCTGCGCGACGGGGGCGAAGACCCACCGGCCCGCGAGGGGTAG
- a CDS encoding STAS domain-containing protein → MAATLRVSFRQALPGTVLLVLDGPADYDNVDRLRHALASALAGPPVPDTVVVDCSRLGFFSSTGLNEFIRARRNALDAGIDFRLTSPSAQMARVLQITEADSLFHIAPPLPPQ, encoded by the coding sequence ATGGCCGCCACCCTTCGCGTGTCCTTCCGCCAGGCGCTGCCCGGAACGGTCCTGCTGGTCCTGGACGGTCCCGCGGACTACGACAACGTCGACCGCCTCCGCCATGCCCTCGCCTCGGCCCTCGCCGGCCCCCCTGTCCCCGACACGGTGGTCGTCGACTGCTCCCGCCTCGGGTTCTTCTCCTCCACCGGGCTCAACGAGTTCATCAGGGCGCGACGCAACGCCCTCGACGCCGGAATCGACTTCCGTCTGACCTCGCCGAGTGCCCAGATGGCGCGCGTGCTGCAGATCACCGAGGCCGACAGCCTCTTCCACATCGCCCCGCCCCTCCCGCCCCAGTAG
- a CDS encoding helix-turn-helix domain-containing protein: MAENLGPRTSWTFLTQHARVLMPISRDTEVRVRDLTAACGLTERAVQAIVTDLESAGYLTRSRHGRRNHYQVVRHTFFRHPAEAGHEIGDFLALFADPPSGPGPDADRDLRPRGDHHEDHDQ; the protein is encoded by the coding sequence GTGGCGGAGAACCTCGGGCCGCGCACGAGCTGGACCTTCCTGACCCAGCACGCCCGGGTCCTGATGCCGATCTCGCGCGACACGGAGGTGCGCGTGCGGGATCTGACCGCCGCGTGCGGGCTGACCGAGCGGGCGGTGCAGGCGATCGTCACCGACCTGGAGAGCGCCGGCTACCTGACCCGCTCCCGCCACGGGCGCCGCAACCACTACCAGGTGGTGCGGCACACCTTCTTCCGGCACCCGGCCGAAGCCGGGCACGAGATCGGCGACTTCCTGGCGCTGTTCGCCGACCCACCGTCCGGCCCAGGCCCCGACGCCGACCGTGACCTTCGTCCCCGGGGTGATCATCATGAGGACCACGACCAGTGA
- a CDS encoding SRPBCC family protein has translation MSKLQESIDVDVPISTAYNQWTQFEDFPLFMDGVEEITQIDDRHNHWKTKIAGVSREFDTEIVDQVPDDHVSWRTTSGDVKQTGMVSFQPLDARHTRIVMSMDYQPEGLAEKAADMMNMLDRQVKGDLKRFKHFIEERGTETGSYRERL, from the coding sequence ATGAGCAAGCTGCAGGAATCGATCGACGTGGACGTGCCGATCAGCACCGCCTACAACCAGTGGACGCAGTTCGAGGACTTCCCGCTGTTCATGGACGGCGTCGAGGAGATCACGCAGATCGACGACCGGCACAACCACTGGAAGACGAAGATCGCCGGTGTCAGCCGGGAGTTCGACACCGAGATCGTCGACCAGGTCCCGGACGACCACGTCAGCTGGCGCACCACCAGCGGCGACGTGAAGCAGACCGGCATGGTCTCCTTCCAACCCCTGGACGCCCGCCACACCCGCATCGTCATGTCCATGGACTACCAGCCCGAAGGACTGGCCGAGAAGGCCGCCGACATGATGAACATGCTCGACCGACAGGTCAAGGGCGACCTCAAGCGCTTCAAGCACTTCATCGAGGAACGCGGCACCGAGACCGGCAGCTACCGCGAACGCCTCTGA
- a CDS encoding L,D-transpeptidase yields MGAGAVAGVLWCTAACSGSAGPASTGGGQGGPGSSASAVSAARISIAPAAGAENVKPADGLKVSVAGGKLTKVTVTDQSGKEVPGSLGDGDTAWAPTGGLAVSSRYAVHAEGVDTAGRPTASDSSFSTLTPTKDAGPHDNITDGATYGVGMIVRLRFDRDVKDRNAVERAVSFDTPDGVQVKGHWFSDRWVDFRPENFWSAGSKVTVHYRLKSVEVAPGVYGGIDSDQTFTIGRDKRSTVDAATHLMTVEKDRRVVETVPISTGKSSPASWNAYNGTMVVMAKIPSEVMDSSTVPGLEGDAYKERVPHSLRLTDSGTYVHGNNWSDPSVFGHENVSHGCVGLQDAKGDYGDDGSPAGKFYADSMVGDVVTIKNSVGKDVDPSNGYSGWNTPWSKW; encoded by the coding sequence ATGGGGGCCGGGGCCGTCGCAGGCGTGCTGTGGTGTACGGCGGCTTGCAGCGGTAGCGCCGGCCCGGCGTCGACGGGTGGGGGGCAGGGAGGCCCGGGTTCCTCAGCGAGCGCGGTCTCGGCCGCTCGGATCAGCATCGCGCCGGCCGCCGGCGCCGAGAACGTCAAGCCGGCCGACGGGCTGAAGGTGTCGGTTGCCGGCGGGAAGCTGACCAAGGTCACGGTCACGGACCAGTCCGGCAAGGAAGTGCCCGGCTCACTGGGTGACGGCGACACCGCCTGGGCCCCGACGGGCGGCCTCGCGGTCTCCTCCCGGTACGCCGTGCACGCCGAGGGCGTGGACACCGCCGGCAGGCCGACCGCCTCCGACAGTTCGTTCTCGACCCTCACCCCGACCAAGGACGCGGGCCCGCACGACAACATCACCGACGGCGCCACCTACGGCGTCGGCATGATCGTACGGCTGCGGTTCGACCGGGACGTCAAGGACCGGAACGCCGTCGAGCGGGCCGTCTCCTTCGACACGCCCGACGGCGTCCAGGTGAAGGGCCACTGGTTCAGCGACCGCTGGGTCGACTTCCGCCCCGAGAACTTCTGGAGCGCCGGGAGCAAGGTCACCGTCCACTACCGCCTCAAGAGCGTCGAGGTCGCACCCGGCGTCTACGGCGGTATCGACAGCGACCAGACCTTCACCATCGGCCGCGACAAGCGCAGCACCGTCGACGCCGCCACCCACCTGATGACCGTCGAGAAGGACCGCCGCGTCGTCGAGACCGTCCCCATCAGCACCGGCAAGAGCAGCCCCGCGTCCTGGAACGCCTACAACGGCACCATGGTCGTCATGGCCAAGATCCCCTCCGAGGTGATGGACTCCTCCACCGTCCCCGGCCTGGAAGGCGACGCCTACAAGGAGCGCGTCCCGCACTCGCTGCGCCTGACCGACTCGGGCACGTACGTCCACGGCAACAACTGGTCGGATCCGAGTGTCTTCGGCCACGAGAACGTCAGCCACGGCTGCGTCGGGCTGCAGGACGCCAAGGGCGACTACGGCGACGACGGCTCCCCGGCCGGCAAGTTCTACGCCGACTCCATGGTCGGAGACGTCGTCACCATCAAGAACTCGGTCGGGAAGGACGTCGACCCCTCGAACGGCTACAGCGGCTGGAACACGCCCTGGAGCAAGTGGTGA
- a CDS encoding isoamylase early set domain-containing protein, producing the protein MLERSRNKKHTQVTFVLPVGHPAGEASVVGDFNEWRPGAHPLTARPDGSRAVTVALPHDQRLGFRYLAHGDYWFDEEAADGHDGRNSLLHT; encoded by the coding sequence ATGCTGGAACGCAGCCGGAACAAGAAGCACACCCAGGTCACCTTCGTTCTCCCCGTCGGCCACCCGGCGGGGGAGGCCAGTGTGGTGGGGGACTTCAACGAGTGGCGGCCGGGTGCCCACCCGTTGACCGCACGCCCGGACGGCAGCCGGGCGGTGACGGTCGCGCTCCCCCACGACCAGCGGCTCGGCTTCCGTTACCTCGCTCATGGCGACTACTGGTTCGACGAGGAGGCGGCCGACGGCCACGACGGCCGCAACAGTCTCCTGCACACCTGA